The Campylobacter concisus sequence CATGATCGCTTCACACATTTTCACAACTGCAGCCGCTGGTGCGTAGTAAGCTGAAGTGCCAAGGAGCTTAACGATCTTTGCACCACCAGTGCTTGTCTCTTTTTTAAGAGTTGCAAGCTCATTTTCGTTTAAATTTTCGCTGATATTACTAGCTGATACGATCATCTCGTCGTTGTGAGCTCCAATTATCTTTGTCTTTAGCTCTTTTGCATCTTTATCTTTTAGAAGCGCTAGCTCATATCTGCATCTTGCGCCATCAAGCTCACCAGCCATGCCGATCACTTTATTTTTGCTAAAACCACTAAATTTATGAGCCGTCCAGACCATCACATCAAGCGGATTTGTCACGACGATTATCACCGCATTTGGTGCAAATTTTGCGATATTTTGAGCCGTTTGTTTTACGACTACGGCGTTTTTAAGGAGTAAGTCCTCTCTTGTTTGACCCTCTTTCCTTGGGCTTCCAGCAGTTACCACTACGATATCACTGCCCTCTATTAGCATAAAGTCATCGCCACCACAAACGGTAGTTTTCGCATTAAAAACGCAGCTTGACTGCGCTAGATCGATCGCTTTTGCACGTGCTACGTCACCAAATATATCCACAAGCGCGATCTCATCGCAAACTTCTCTCATGCAAAGCGCATAAGCTATGCTTGCACCGACGTTTCCAGCTCCAACTATACTTATTTTCATTTTCTCATCCTATTATTTGATTTAAAATTTTACTTGGTCTCATGACCTCATTTGCCCTCACTTCATCTGGCAAATAATATCCGCCAAATTCCACGCTTGCACCATCATTTTGTCTTATCTCTTTTAAAATTTTGCTCTCATTTTTTTCTAGCTCGTCTGCTAAATTTTCAAAAATTTTGCTTAAAATCCCGCCACTTTTTGCCATTTCTCTTGCCCAAAATAGTGCCAGATAAAAGTGCGACTCCCTGGTATCAAGAGTGGCATTTGGCGTTTTGTTTTCGTCCAAATAGCTAGCAACCGCTCTATTTAGCGCATCACTTAGCTCTTTTGCCTCTTTTTTTTGCTTAACAAACGCTAGATGTTCAAGCGAAGCACTAAGCGCTAAAAACTCGCCGAGACTATCCCAAAGTAGATGGTTCTTCTCTTTTAGCTCTTTTACAAGCGTTGGGGCCGTTCCGCCAGCACCTGTTTCAAACATCGCTCCACCAGCAAGTAGCGGCACAACTGAGAGCATTTTTGAGCTGCCGCCTAGCTCAAAGATCGGGAAAAGATCGGTTAAATAATCTCTTAAAACGTTACCAGTTACGCTTATAATGTTTTTGCCAGCTCTTATCAAGCTAAGCGTTTTTGTGGTTGCTTGCTCGTAGTTTAAAATTTCAAATTTTACGCCAGCGCTAGCAAATTTCTCTTTAAATCTTTCAAATTTAGCTATCAAATTTCTATCATGTGCACGGCTGTTATCTAGCCAAAAAATAAGCTCATCTTTTGAGATTTCGCCTCTTTTTAAAGCAAGCTCAAACCACGCATTTATCGCGTCTTCTTTAGCCTGAGTCATCCTAAAAATGTCGCCCTTTTTGACGCTAAATTTAAAAACGTTCTCGCCTGCCTCATCAAAAACTACAAATTCTCCGTCTTCTTTTGCGATAAAAGTCTTATCGTGGCTGCCGTACTCCTCAGCCTTTTTAGCCATTAGCCCCACATTTGCCACGCTACCGATCTTGCTCACATCAAGCGCGCCATGCTCCTTAAAGTCCGCTACGCAAGCCTCATAAACCCTAGCGTAGGTCCTATCTGGGATCATGCAAAGCGAGAAATTTAGCTCGCCGCTTCTATCTTTCACCTTACCAGAGTTTCTAATGAGTGCTGGCACAGAGGCGTCAATGATGACGTCATTTGGCACGTCAAAGTTGCTAGCATTTTCATTTAGTGCCCAAATTTTTGCCTTTTTGCTAAAAATTTCATCAAATTTAGCCAAAATTTCATCTTTATTTTTAAGAGTTGAAATTTTAGAAAACATATCTTTTAGTCCGTTTTTAGCCTCCACGCCGTGAGCTTTAAACTCTTCACCAAACAGCTCAAAAACCTCTTTAAAATAGCTTTTTATCGCATACGCAAAGATGACTGGATCGCTAACTTTCATCATCGTGCATTTTAGGTGTAGGCTCAAGGTCAAATTCTCTTTTTTTGCCTCTTCAAAACAGCTTTCATAAAATTTATCTAGCTCATCTACGCTTAAATATGTAGCGTCAACTATTTCGCCGCTTTGGATGGCAAGCTCTTTTAAAAGCTCTTTTTTGCCCTCTTTACTTATGAAATTTACATAAAATTTCTCATCTTTACTAGCGATAATAGAGCGCTCATTCTCATAAAAGTCGCCCTTTTGCATATAGCAAATTTTTGTCTTATTTGTCTTGTTCCAGTCACCATTGCTGTGAGGATGTTTTTTGGCAAATTCTTTAACCGGAGGCAAGACTCTTCTATCTGAGTTTCCTTGTCTAAGAACTGGATTAACCGCACTGCCAAGCACTTTTTGGTATTTTTTAGCGATCTCTTCGTCGTAGTCTGTGATGATCTCATCTGGATAAAAAGGCACGTTTATGCCTTTGCTTCTAAGCTCCTCTATCGCTGCTTTTAGCTGAACGAGCGTGGCTGAGATGTTTGGCAACTTTATAATATTTGCCTCTTTGTGACTGGTCAGCTCGCCTAAAAGCTCCAGCTCATCGGCCTTATTTAGTCCAAGCTCTTTGCTAAAAGCAGATAAAATTCTCCCAGCCAGGCTAATATCGGCCCTAGTTATGCTAATGTCAGCGCGTGATAAAAAGCTCTTTACGATAGGAAAGAGAGAGTAGCTTGCAAATAGCGGTGCTTCGTCAGTTTTGGTCCAGATAATGTCACTCATTTTAGCCCTTTTATTTTTTTAAAATTTATCACTTTCTTTATTAAATCTCGTTGTATTTTAGGCATTTGTCGCAAATTCTAGCTCTATTTTCCTATATTTTGGTTGTGCTCGCTTAAGGTTTTTGAAAAAATGTGTTTTTTCACCTTTTTGTCAAGCACAAAGTATAAATAATCGCTCTTTGCAGGATTTATCGCCGCTTTGATCGCGCTTATTGAGACCGAGCAGACTGGACTTGGCGGAATGCCGTCGTTTAGATATGTATTAAACTCGCTCATATCGCTTCTTATGCGCTCAGCCGTGATCACATCGTGTGAATAAATTCCATAGTTTAGTGTGCCATCCATTTGCAGCCTCATGCCTTTATTTAGGCGGTTATAAATGATTGAGGCGACAAGTGGCATCTCGGCATCATTCGCCGCTTCTTTTTGAATGATCGAAGCGATCGTTAAAATTTTAAACCATTTTTTCTCATTGTATTCGCCAAAAATTTTATTGCTGATTTCGCTTTGAGCCTTTCTTGATGAATTTACAAGATAAAAAGCAAGGTGCCTTTCGCTGATGCCTATTGGAATTTTATATGTATTTGGCATCAAAAAGCCATCACTCACTGGAGCAAGAGCGTTATATTCGCCATTTAGCTTAACTGGATCAAGTCCTAGCTGGGTGGCGATCTGGTTTAAAAAAACGATAGTCGTTTCGCCTGGTATTAGCGTTATCTCGGTTAAAGCCGCTTTTGATTTTGCAAGTTTTTTTAAAAAATCAACCCTTGAAATTTTATCTTGACCGATCTCTATCCAGCCAGATTGCGGAGAGCCGATAAAAAGTATGGCGTACTTGTCTATCACGCTTAAGTTAAAGTTGCGATTAGCTAAATAAGATATAATCTCGCCCACACTTCCCTTTGGTATAAAAACGACCTTGCTTGTGTTTATAGGGCGTGCCAAATAGACAAAAATACTTAGGAAAATGATGGCTACGATATCAAAAAAAATGTCTAAATATGGCTTTTTAATAAAATTTTTTATCATCTTGATTCTTTCATTTATCTTACTTTTAAAATACGGCATAAAAATTAACGATTTCGAGTTTTACGGCGTAAAATTGGAGCAATTATATATAAAATTAGATAAAAAAATAATTGCAAGAGCAAAGCAGATAAGGCTTCCAAATTTTAAGAAAGAGAGCAAGCAAAAAAGCAGCGACGAGCGCCTTTTAAACCTTAGTAAAAGCGTAGATTTTATAGATACGATTTTTCAAGAAATTTCACTTGAAAATGTGCAAGTAGGAGATGATTTTAAACTAAAAATTCTATTTTTAGATGATATATTTTTTGTTGATAGCCCTTATTTAAATGTGGATATTAAATTCCAAAACGAACAGCAAGACGGAATAGATCTTTTTAGTGTTAGAAATTTAAGCTTTAAGGATTTTAACGTCAGCATTAGCGGCGAAGGAAGTGCAGATTTTGATAAAAATGACTATAAATTTGAGGGAAATTTCACCTCTCATGAGCTGCATGGCAAGCTAAATTTTGCCCTAAAAGATACATTTTTAACTTACAAAGCTTATGATGTCGAGGCTGGAAGTATCAAAAACTTCATTGACGAGCTTGATAGACGCATAGAGCTAAATAGTGAAGTTAAAAACTGGATATATGGATACATCGTTGCTGATGATTACGAGCTTAAAGAGATAAATGGCAAGGCTGATCTAGCTAAAAATAACTTTTATCTAAATGATCTAAATGCCACCGCAAATACTAAAAATTTGCTCGTTAAATTTGAAAAAGGCTTGCCAGCCGTAAATGTAGGTGAGGCAAATATCACGCTTAAAAACTCAAAGCTTAAATTTGATCTTATTTCGCCTATTTACAAGGGCAAAAAGCTTGATGGCTCAAGCGTTGTGATAAATAATATCTTTGATGAAAAAAGCGCAAATTTAGAGCTTTTTATAAAGACAAAATCGATCTATGATGAAGCTATAAATGAGATATTAAAAGCCTATAAAATCATCGTGCCAGTAAGGCAGCTTAGCGGAAAAATGGATGCTAGCTTAAAAATTTTGATAAAGCTTGATGAGAAAAGCTTAGAAAATTTTGATGAAAAAAGCGTCATTGCAAATGGAGAATTTAAGCTAAGTGACGCGATTTTAGAGATTGCTGGAAGTAAATTTAATACCAAAAATGCTCTCGTAAAGCTTATAAATACGATAAATTTAAGCATCGATGCTACTGGCTTTGGGCTTGACTTTTTCAAGGCAAATGCCAAGGCTGATATAAATTTACAAAAAAGTACTGGCGAGATAAAAGGCGTGATAGAAAGCTTTGATCTAAAAGAAAAAAATGATGAAATTTTAGTCTTTAAAAATGAGCCATTTAACGCATTTTTGGACTTTAGCAAGGCTGATGAAACTTTGCTTAAGATAGAGCCATTTGGGCTTGATATGAGCTTTGGCAGTGAAAGTAAAATAGCAACAAAAAATAGTAAATTTTTCATAGAGAGCTCGCCTGTTTTGAAGGAAAATGGAGTGCATGGTTTTGATGAGCTTAGCATAAAAAGCAAGGATTTTACTGATCTTGAAATTTTTGCCAAAGAGGCAAACTTTGATTTGCCGTTTTTAGATAAAAATGGCTCAAAATATGAAAACGATGATCTTAAAATTTTAGTCTCAAAAGCTGGTGTGAAGGTAGATAGTGCAAGTAAAAAGCTAAGCCTAGACATAAAAGAAAAAGCCATAAACGTAAAAACTAAAGATCTAAATTTGCTAGTGCTTGACGATAACAAAACCAGCGAGCAAAGCACGCCGCTTGAGCTTTTAGCAAAAAATGGCGATATCATTTTAAGGGATCTAAACAAGACTTTGCCATTTGCTAGCTTTAGCGCCGAGAAAAAGGGCAAAAGCACCTCGCTAAACGGACTAGCAAAGCAAGGCAGAGTTGGATATTTTAGCGATGAGAAAAGCATAAATTTAGACGCAACTGATATAAGCGGCGAATTTATCAACGACCTTTTTGGCATCAAGAGCTTTGAGGGCGGTAAATTTCGCCTAAAAATGCTTGGAGAAAACTCTAAAAATTTCAAGGCTGAGGTGAGATTTTTTGGCACGTATCTAAAAGACTACATCTTTTATCAAAGGCTTTTAAGCTTTTTAAACTCGGTGCCGTCGCTTCTTAGCTTTAAAACGCCTGACTTTAACGACAAAGGTTTTACTGTTAAAAACGGCAAAATTTTACTTACTAGAAAAGGCGACGTGATCGAGTTTTTAGCGATTGAGATGATAGGCACGAGCGCAGATATCGGCGGACGTGGCACTATCGATCTAAAGAGCAAAAAGATAAACATCGACCTTGAGCTAAAGTTACTAAAAGACGCTAGCAGTATCATTGATAAAATTCCACTGGTAAATCAAATAATCCTTGGCAAGGACCGCTCGCTCTCAACAGTCATCGCCATACGAGGCACTACCGATAAGCCTGAGTACTCGACGCAGATCCTGCAAGACGCCCTGCTTTCACCACTAAAGATAATAAGAAACGTGATTCAGGCTCCGTTTTTGATATTTGAGTAGTTTAAATCTGCAACGCACGAAAATTATAGAAAAATTATTGACTACTTCTAAAGCCAAGAGTGGGCACTCATTTTTGATTATATATATTATCCTCGGCTCGCAAAGTGCGTAAAAAGGATATCAAAAGCTAAAGATCAAGGTTTTGATAGCTATTTTTTGATACTAGTGCTATTAAAATATTTTAATAAAAAACATAAAATTTTACATATAAAAATATGTAAAATTTACTTCATCTCAAGGCGCATCAGATACATATCCTCGCCGTCAGTTACCTTTAAATTTTGGCTTTTGCACTTTGGACAGGTGAAGTCATTTTCATTAAGCTCTCCGCCAAATCCGCAATCCAAACACTCTACAACAATGCCTTGTAAATTTATGACAAGCTCAGCGTTTTCACAGATCGTACCAGCCTTATAAACATCAAAAGCGCTCTGCAAATAGTGTGGCTCCACTCCACTTAAACGGCCGACCTTTATCTCGATCTTGCTTATCTCTTTGGCATTTTCTTTGGCGGCGTTTTTCTCGCAAAGGCTAACTAAATTTTGAACGATACTAAGCTCGTGCATTAGCAGATCCTTGGTAGTAGCTCGCCCTTTGGCGGCTCGAGAAATCTTCTTGATTTATAGGCGTTTTCGATGATGACGCGCTCGTTTTTAGCTTCCATTACCTCGCCTATTATCATCGCGTTTTTATCAAATTCTCGCAAAATCACAAGTGCGTCCTCGGCCTGGCTCTCATCAACTGCTATCACAAAAGTACCCTCATTTGCGAGCTCATAAGGCTCAAATCCAAATAGCTCACAAACACCCATCACTTCGTCTGCGACCTTGATATTTTCTTCAAAAACCAAGATGTCAAATTTACTAAATTTAGCCCACTCGTTTAGTACTGCACTTAGTCCGCCTCTTGTCGCATCACGCATGCACTGCGGCTTTATGCCAGCGCTAAATAGCTTTAAAGTAACCTCTTTTAAGCTCTTGCAGTCACTTTTTAGATCAAGTCCAAGCTCAAATTCTTCTCTTGCTGCTAGTACCACGCCGCCGTGTCTGCCAACATCTCCAGAGATTAAAATTTTAGCCCCAGCTTTTAAATTTTTAAGCTCCACGCCTTCGCAAACTATCTCGCCGATGCCTGCTGTGTTTATGAAAATTTTATCGCATTTTCCCTTTGGTACGACCTTTGTATCGCCACAAACTACGCTCACACCGCTATCTTTACAAGTTTTTGCAAGCGAGCCAAGCACACGCTCAAGCTCTTCTATACTAAGCCCTTCTTCGATGATGAGCGAGCAGCTTAGGTATTTTGCGCTTGCTCCAACCATCGCTAGGTCGTTTATTGTGCCGCAAGCCGCGATCTTGCCGATGTCGCCACCATTAAAAAAAATGGGAGTTACCACAAAGCTATCAGAGCTAAATGCGATCTTGCCGTTTAAATTTAATATCGCTGAGTCGTTGCTCTGCCTTAAAATTTCATTATCAAAAATTTTAAATATCGTCTCGTTAATAAGCGAGTTCATCTCCTCGCCGCCGCCGCCGTGACTTAGCATTATCTTTTTCATTAAATTCCTTAACCAACTCTTGCGTATTTAAAATATGCCGCACAAGCGCCCTCGCTTGAGACCATGCACGATCCTATCGGATTTTGCGGGTTGCAAACCTTGCCAAAGACTTTGCACTCTGTTGGCTTTGCTAGCCCTCTTAAAATTTGCCCACAAATGCAAGCCTTGCTCTCGCCAGCGCTCTCTATGCTGCAGTCAAACTGCACTCTGGCGTCAAGGTAGGCAAACTCATCTTTTAGTTTCATGCCGCTTTGCGCTATCTCGCCAAGACCTCTCCAGACAAAGTCGCAAGGCTCAAAATACTTAGCGATAAGCTCTTTTGCCTTGAGGTTACCCTCTTCTTTGACCGCCCTTGCGTACTCGTTATAGACTTCATAAGTGCCTGCGTTTTGCTGACGGACTAAATTTAGAACACTTGCCATGATATCAAGCGGCTCAAAACCACTAATGGCGATTGGTCTTTTAAACTCATTTGCTAGCTCTTTGTAAATTTTACTTCCAGTGATGACGCTTACGTGGCTTGGGCCTAAAAATGCGTCTATCCTCACGTTTTCATCGCTCATTATAGCTCTAACTGGAGCTGGGACTGTTACGTGATTTATGTGAAAATATAAATTTTTAATGCCCTCTTGCACCACTTTTTCAACTAAATTTGCGCTCATTGGCGTTGTAGTTTCAAATCCGATCGCAAAAAATATGACCTTTTTGTCTGGATTTTGCTTAGCTATATTTAGCGCATCAAGTGGCGTGTAAAGTGCTCTTATGTCGTGTCCCTCGCCGCGAAGCTTTTGCAAGCTTGTCTTTGAGCCAGGCACTCTTAGCATGTCAGCTAGCGTGCAAAAGATCACATTCTCCATGCTAGCTAGCTTACAGGCCTCGTCTATGCGGCTCTTTGGCATCACACAAACTGGACAGCCTGGGCCGTGGACGAAATTTATATGCTCTCCAACTAAGCTTGGCAGTGCAAATTTCATAATGCTATGCGTATGGCCGCCACAAATTTCCATGATACTTAGGGGCTTTGTGCTCTCTTTTTTTATGAGTTTTGAAAGGGCTAGGATTAAATTTTTATCGCGAAAGTCATTGATAAGATCCATCAAATTTTCCCCGCGTTCATATCATCAGCGATCTTTTGATAGACCTCTAAGCTCTCAAGCGCAAACTGCGTATCGATCTTTTGCATAGCGTATCCAACGTGGATTAGCACATATTCGCCAACTTTTACTTCTTCAGAGATGAGATCTAGGCTTACCTTTCTAGTAACGCCCAATGTCTCAACGGTGGCAACGTTATTTTCATCTATTTCTATTACTTTTGAAGGGATTGAGAGGCACATTATCTTAGCTCTTTTTTAAATTCCAAATAACTTATCCATTTATCAATGCCCTCACCTGTTTTGCTGTCTATCACAAAGATGTCAACCTTTGGATTTAGCTTTCTAGCGTCATTTTTCACTCGCTCGATGTCAAAGTCAAAGTGTGGTGCAAGCGAAGCTTTTGTGATGAGAAGCACATCAGCAGCCCTAAACATCACTGGATATTTGCTCACCTTATCATCGCCCTCTGGCACTGAAAGAAGCACAGCATTAAAATGTGAGCCAACGTCGTAGCTTGCAGGACAGACTAAATTTCCAACATTTTCTATAAAGACTAGATCAAGCTCGTTTAGTGGCAGGTGATGAAGCCCTTCATGCACCATAAATGCATCCAAGTGACAGGTCTGACCTGTACTTATCTGATGAGCTTTTGCGCCAGCTTTTACTATACGGTCGGCATCTTGATTGGTTTCAAGATCGCCCTCAACAACGCCTATTTTAAACTTACCAGCCTTTATCGTAGCCTCAAGAAGCGTGGTCTTACCAGCGCCTGGGCTACTCATCAAATTTACACAAAGTATCTTTTTCTCATCAAGATGAGCTCTATTGTGGGCGGCCTCTTTATCGTTTTCAGAGAGAATTTTCTCTATCACGTCTATGGTTTTGCTCTCGTTTAGCACAGGGTGTGCGTGAGCCTCATGGCTATGCTCATGTGCGTCATGAGCGTGATCTGTATGTCCATCATGAGTGTGTGGGTGCGAGTGAGTGGTGCCATTAGCGTGAGTGTGAACGTGGGCGTGATTACCCATTGAACAACCGCAATCTTTACACATTTTTTCATCCTTTTTTATTAATTTATGGAGATTTTAACTCTTAAATTTAAAAATAAAATTAAAATTTAGGAGTTTTTGCAAATAGATCAAAATTAATTAATTTATTTAAATTTTTATTTAAATTTAAAAATATAAATGAAATTTGCAAAAGAATTTTGACTAAATTTACTTTACTCTTTTTGCCTAATCTCATCCAACTTATCAAAATTTTCATCACCAAGTAGTTTTTTACTATTTTTTTGGGCATTCTTTTGGATTATTAGATCCTTTAGTCTAGCTTTGCCATTATCCATCACCATCAAAACAGCATACGCATCAACGTCTTCTTCTCTCATTTCATCTTCAGTATTAGCTGCACTATCAGGTGACATATAAAAGTGCTCTATGCCGTATTTTACGAGCGAGTAGCCGTCATATCTACCAGCTAAAAACACTCCATTTTCTGGCTTGCTTACACTAAATTTTTCAAAGCTGTAAGTACCATTAACATCTGGCTTTAAAACAGCATAAACTCTAGCCCCATCTCTTACTCTATCATCGTATTGGTCGATATAGCGGTCATCTTTATCATTTTCGTCAAAATTTCTTGAATGAAAATTTGAAAATTCATAGTTTAAATCAACATAGTTTCCGCGAAAAAGATCTCTTGGATCATAAAGATTTACCCTTACTCTTACCTCTTGTCCAAAATAAAGCGGCATAAGCGCGTAGCCAAGCATAATGCCAATAAGCGAAATTTGAAAAACTACAGCTACTATTAATACTTTTATCTTCATTTTTTACGTCCTTTTCTAGCGACAACTAGCACTATGAAAGCAAACACCATAAATAGCGCCGTAGCACCAATATAATCACCTATAAGTTGGAAATACCTCACGGCTGCAACCAAAAATATCATACAAAGACCAAGTTTTAACTCACCCTTTTTGATAAGAACCGCAGCTGTTATGATATTTGCGAGCGAAAAAAATATATTTGCGTAGCCAGGACCGTAGCTAAAGACAAATGGCAACGATACGAGCAGTGCCCCAAGCAGCAAGCCACTCTTGTTTTTTTCTTTAAAAAATAGTGCAAAATAAGCAACGCTAAATAAAATAAAGACAAAGCCAAAATTGCTTTTAAAAAACGACTTCACAAACCAAAGCTCTTCATCTCCAACCTCAAATAAATTTCTTTCTTCAAATAAAAATAGACAAAATAACAACACAAAAACGCCAAAATTTTTACCAAATTCTTTCGCAAATGCACCAAGCCCTACTCTAAATTTATCTAGTAGCGGCGAAATGCTAATAAGTAAAAGTGCATAAGATAGCGATACAATCGCAACCATCGGAAGTCCAAACAAAAATCCATAATCAAATATCGCTCTAAAACCACTAATGTAGCCGCAAAATGAAATGATGTATATAAAAATATCTATAAAAAGCACAAAAGCAAGCCATTTTGAGTCGTCTTTGTAAAGCGTATATGCGCCAAGCACTATAAAAATGATAAAGCCAAAGCCAAAGTCGCTCTGATAAGCTATCATAAAAAACCAAACTGTCGCAAAGATAAGGCTTTGGGCTACCAACACACCTTTTTTACTAGCAAAAGAAACCGCAAACGCTCCGATACTCCAAAGCAAGATACCGCCGCTTGGCTCATCACTAATGTTATAAATTTGAGCAATAAGCGCAATCGCCGCACCAAAGCAGAAATTTCCAAGAAAAAACATCGCCGTTGATAGATTTTCCTTTCCCTTTGCGAGATAGTAAATTCCACCAAAATTTACAAGCCCAAGCACAAACAATACAAGTGCTAAACGTCCTAGTCTTGGTATCTCTTCCCAATTTGCACCAACGAGCGTAAAAAAGGCTAGCGCAAAAAAGAGATATGCTACGAGTTTTAAGACAAAACTTATCTTGTCACTATGGGCATCAGGGTCGATGTCATATAAATTTGCTATTTTTATAGCAGTCTCTTTATCGACTATGCCGTCACTTTGCCACCGATCCAGCTCTTTTGTTAGAAAAATTCTATTTAAAAAGTTCATTATTCACACTCTCTTTTATAAGATATACAAAACACTAAATTTCCAGCAAGTGTCTTAAATGTCGTATTTATGTCCATTGACACTGCCTTAGTCTTTCAACAAAAAATATAATTGTGATTTAAAATATAAAAAAATACAGAAGCTAAAATGCCACCGATGATAAAAATTTTTAGCAAGGTAGCTTGGGCCAGACTCCTAAGCTTTGCTTTAAAAATTTCTCGCTTAAGCCTAAACCCAAGTAAAAAGAAAAAAACGGCAATCAAACTATCATTTACCAAAAGGATAAGGGGCTTTTGTATCGGCGATCTGCCAAAATTTAGCCTTGTATCGATTTGTAAAAATGAGTTATAAAAACTGCTTAAAAAAACATTTTCAAAGATAAAAGCCACTAAAGCAGCAGCGATAGGAAAGATACCACCGCTAGCTTCACCTATAAAAAAATCCCAAAAATTCCTAAAACACATAAAGACCCTTAAAAAACTAAAACCTAGGAATAGCTGCCCTTGTGAGTTTAGAAAATTTTACACCCTTTAAGCCGGCGATCCTTTCAGCAAAGCGTTCAATTTTGCCAGCCTCGCCTCTTATTGAAATCGTTTCTAAGCAGTTATGGTGATCGACATGAACATGGTTTGTGCAGATGATTTTCACATCAGAGCTATGCTCTATATCCATCTTTTTATTCACCAAATCGTTGTGATGATGCATATAAATGAGCGTCAAAACCCCGATCAACTCCTCACTAGCGTCCTTCCAGCTATCACTTACGATCTTTTCGCGTATCAAATCCCTCGTAAATTCGCTCCTAGAAGCGTAGCCTTGTTCGCTAACCTTTTTATCTAGTTCGTCTAGTAACTGACTAGGTAAAGAAACACTAAAACGTATAACACTATCCATTTTCTGCTCCTTTCTTGTTTGATTACCGTTTATAATCATT is a genomic window containing:
- the hypD gene encoding hydrogenase formation protein HypD, translated to MDLINDFRDKNLILALSKLIKKESTKPLSIMEICGGHTHSIMKFALPSLVGEHINFVHGPGCPVCVMPKSRIDEACKLASMENVIFCTLADMLRVPGSKTSLQKLRGEGHDIRALYTPLDALNIAKQNPDKKVIFFAIGFETTTPMSANLVEKVVQEGIKNLYFHINHVTVPAPVRAIMSDENVRIDAFLGPSHVSVITGSKIYKELANEFKRPIAISGFEPLDIMASVLNLVRQQNAGTYEVYNEYARAVKEEGNLKAKELIAKYFEPCDFVWRGLGEIAQSGMKLKDEFAYLDARVQFDCSIESAGESKACICGQILRGLAKPTECKVFGKVCNPQNPIGSCMVSSEGACAAYFKYARVG
- the nikR gene encoding nickel-responsive transcriptional regulator NikR — its product is MDSVIRFSVSLPSQLLDELDKKVSEQGYASRSEFTRDLIREKIVSDSWKDASEELIGVLTLIYMHHHNDLVNKKMDIEHSSDVKIICTNHVHVDHHNCLETISIRGEAGKIERFAERIAGLKGVKFSKLTRAAIPRF
- a CDS encoding GDYXXLXY domain-containing protein; the encoded protein is MKIKVLIVAVVFQISLIGIMLGYALMPLYFGQEVRVRVNLYDPRDLFRGNYVDLNYEFSNFHSRNFDENDKDDRYIDQYDDRVRDGARVYAVLKPDVNGTYSFEKFSVSKPENGVFLAGRYDGYSLVKYGIEHFYMSPDSAANTEDEMREEDVDAYAVLMVMDNGKARLKDLIIQKNAQKNSKKLLGDENFDKLDEIRQKE
- a CDS encoding HypC/HybG/HupF family hydrogenase formation chaperone, yielding MCLSIPSKVIEIDENNVATVETLGVTRKVSLDLISEEVKVGEYVLIHVGYAMQKIDTQFALESLEVYQKIADDMNAGKI
- a CDS encoding DUF2157 domain-containing protein, with product MNFLNRIFLTKELDRWQSDGIVDKETAIKIANLYDIDPDAHSDKISFVLKLVAYLFFALAFFTLVGANWEEIPRLGRLALVLFVLGLVNFGGIYYLAKGKENLSTAMFFLGNFCFGAAIALIAQIYNISDEPSGGILLWSIGAFAVSFASKKGVLVAQSLIFATVWFFMIAYQSDFGFGFIIFIVLGAYTLYKDDSKWLAFVLFIDIFIYIISFCGYISGFRAIFDYGFLFGLPMVAIVSLSYALLLISISPLLDKFRVGLGAFAKEFGKNFGVFVLLFCLFLFEERNLFEVGDEELWFVKSFFKSNFGFVFILFSVAYFALFFKEKNKSGLLLGALLVSLPFVFSYGPGYANIFFSLANIITAAVLIKKGELKLGLCMIFLVAAVRYFQLIGDYIGATALFMVFAFIVLVVARKGRKK
- the hypB gene encoding hydrogenase nickel incorporation protein HypB, which gives rise to MCKDCGCSMGNHAHVHTHANGTTHSHPHTHDGHTDHAHDAHEHSHEAHAHPVLNESKTIDVIEKILSENDKEAAHNRAHLDEKKILCVNLMSSPGAGKTTLLEATIKAGKFKIGVVEGDLETNQDADRIVKAGAKAHQISTGQTCHLDAFMVHEGLHHLPLNELDLVFIENVGNLVCPASYDVGSHFNAVLLSVPEGDDKVSKYPVMFRAADVLLITKASLAPHFDFDIERVKNDARKLNPKVDIFVIDSKTGEGIDKWISYLEFKKELR
- a CDS encoding Na+/H+ antiporter NhaA: MCFRNFWDFFIGEASGGIFPIAAALVAFIFENVFLSSFYNSFLQIDTRLNFGRSPIQKPLILLVNDSLIAVFFFLLGFRLKREIFKAKLRSLAQATLLKIFIIGGILASVFFYILNHNYIFC